The following proteins are co-located in the Rhodococcus opacus B4 genome:
- a CDS encoding class I adenylate-forming enzyme family protein has protein sequence MSISLILEMAISGNPDRTAITVGDGSLTYQEFGRLVAGAGSAVIESGARNVVFLGGSGLELPALLFASAYAGVPFTPVNYRLGAAQLQQLIARVDDALVVVDPVYLAPVADDDATRVVTTDDFFARAEELASDPVPPADVDPDAPAIVLFTSGTTSAPKGVVLRHSHLLSYVMGTVEFASAEETDGALISVPPYHVAGMGTIVTNFYAGRKMIYLPQFDAADWVELARTAKATSAMVVPTMLDRIVDHLGGSDADVPTLRSLSYGGARMPRPTLEAALRAFPNVGFVNAYGLTETSSTIALLGPEDHRAALESEDPAVRARLGSIGRPVPGIEVEIRDAYDKPVAPGDEGELWVRGPQVSGEYMGSGSVLDADGWFPTRDLAFEDVEGFLFVVGRNDDTIIRGGENIAPAEIEDVLVEHPRVRSVVVVGIPDDHWGQAIVATVVPVPGKVPDAEELRQFVRARLRGSRTPDRIVYRSELPTTLTGKILRKDIVAEIVAGVIDCEPQKSAV, from the coding sequence TCGGGCGCGCGCAACGTCGTGTTCCTCGGGGGCTCCGGACTCGAACTTCCCGCGCTGCTCTTCGCCTCCGCCTACGCCGGTGTCCCGTTCACCCCCGTCAATTACCGGCTCGGTGCAGCGCAGTTGCAGCAGTTGATCGCGAGAGTCGACGACGCACTCGTCGTCGTCGACCCGGTCTACCTCGCACCGGTCGCGGACGACGACGCCACCCGCGTCGTCACCACCGACGACTTCTTCGCCCGCGCCGAGGAGCTGGCCTCGGATCCGGTACCGCCCGCGGACGTCGACCCGGACGCACCGGCGATCGTGTTGTTCACGAGCGGTACCACCTCCGCCCCCAAGGGCGTCGTGCTCCGGCACAGCCATCTGCTGAGCTACGTGATGGGGACCGTCGAGTTCGCCTCCGCCGAGGAGACGGACGGCGCGCTCATCAGCGTTCCGCCCTACCACGTCGCAGGCATGGGCACGATTGTGACCAACTTCTACGCGGGCCGGAAAATGATTTACCTCCCGCAGTTCGACGCCGCGGACTGGGTCGAACTCGCGCGCACCGCGAAGGCCACGTCGGCGATGGTCGTCCCGACGATGCTCGACCGCATCGTGGATCACCTCGGCGGCAGTGATGCCGACGTCCCCACGCTGCGGTCACTGTCCTACGGAGGTGCGCGCATGCCGCGCCCCACATTGGAAGCCGCCCTCCGCGCGTTCCCGAACGTCGGTTTCGTCAATGCTTACGGGCTCACCGAGACCAGCTCCACGATCGCCCTGCTCGGCCCGGAGGATCACCGCGCCGCACTGGAATCCGAAGATCCTGCGGTCCGCGCCCGGCTCGGATCGATCGGCCGGCCGGTGCCCGGGATCGAGGTCGAGATCAGAGATGCCTACGACAAGCCGGTCGCACCGGGTGACGAAGGCGAACTGTGGGTCCGCGGACCTCAGGTGTCCGGCGAATACATGGGTAGCGGTTCGGTACTCGACGCCGACGGTTGGTTCCCCACCCGGGATCTGGCGTTCGAGGACGTCGAGGGTTTCCTCTTCGTGGTGGGTCGCAACGACGACACGATCATCCGCGGCGGCGAGAACATCGCGCCGGCGGAGATCGAGGACGTCCTGGTGGAGCACCCACGGGTGCGCTCGGTGGTGGTCGTCGGCATCCCGGACGACCACTGGGGTCAGGCCATCGTCGCGACGGTGGTTCCCGTGCCCGGCAAGGTCCCCGACGCGGAGGAGCTTCGACAGTTCGTGCGCGCCCGTCTGCGCGGTTCCCGGACTCCCGATCGGATCGTCTACCGCAGCGAACTGCCCACCACCCTAACCGGGAAGATCCTGCGCAAGGACATCGTCGCGGAGATCGTCGCGGGCGTCATCGACTGCGAACCTCAGAAGTCCGCCGTCTAG
- a CDS encoding CaiB/BaiF CoA transferase family protein, whose product MIGLRVVELANIGPSTHAAMVLADLGADVVRVQRPGLLPEDHTSAEHLHRGKRVVEVDLKDTREAADVPALASGADVLVEGFRPGVVERLGLGPAIVLEHVSSLVYARVTGWGQDGPRADKAGHDINFIAPTSILHSIGRGQERPVPPLNMVAGFAGGSMFMVTGILSALWERQRSGLGQVVDVSAAEGAAVLTQHAWSMRGQGRWSDERGANLVDGSCPFWDTYECSDGHYMAVGAFEPQFYDRLIAVLGLDPNTLPDRDDRSRWPELRVLLAARFTTRSRAEWAAAFADVDACVTPVSSFAEAPTDPHFSTRGSFVEIDGVVQPMPAPRFSRTPPSTPTSPPREASDLDRVSV is encoded by the coding sequence TTGATCGGGCTGCGGGTCGTCGAGCTGGCGAACATCGGACCGAGCACCCACGCCGCGATGGTTCTCGCCGATCTCGGTGCCGACGTCGTCCGCGTCCAACGCCCCGGTCTTCTCCCCGAGGACCACACCAGCGCCGAGCACTTGCACCGCGGAAAGCGGGTCGTGGAGGTCGATCTCAAAGATACTCGAGAAGCCGCCGACGTCCCCGCCCTCGCGTCCGGTGCGGACGTCCTCGTCGAGGGTTTCCGTCCCGGCGTCGTCGAACGCCTCGGATTGGGGCCGGCGATCGTGCTCGAACACGTGTCCTCCCTGGTGTACGCCCGCGTCACCGGATGGGGTCAGGACGGCCCCCGAGCCGACAAGGCCGGACACGACATCAATTTCATCGCACCGACGAGTATCCTCCACTCGATCGGCAGGGGCCAGGAGCGGCCCGTGCCACCACTCAACATGGTGGCCGGGTTTGCTGGTGGGTCCATGTTCATGGTCACCGGGATCCTCTCGGCCCTCTGGGAGAGACAGCGATCCGGACTCGGTCAGGTGGTCGACGTCTCCGCTGCCGAGGGGGCGGCGGTCCTGACCCAGCACGCGTGGTCGATGCGGGGGCAGGGAAGGTGGTCGGACGAGCGCGGCGCGAACCTCGTCGACGGTAGCTGCCCGTTCTGGGACACATACGAGTGCTCGGACGGCCACTATATGGCGGTCGGTGCGTTCGAACCACAGTTCTACGACAGGTTGATCGCCGTTCTGGGGCTCGACCCGAACACCCTTCCGGACCGCGACGACCGCAGTCGATGGCCCGAGCTCCGCGTCCTGTTGGCAGCGAGGTTCACCACCCGCAGCAGGGCCGAGTGGGCGGCCGCTTTCGCCGACGTGGACGCGTGCGTCACCCCCGTATCGAGCTTCGCCGAGGCCCCCACCGATCCTCATTTCTCCACCCGCGGGTCCTTCGTGGAGATCGACGGCGTCGTGCAACCCATGCCGGCGCCCCGCTTCTCGCGGACACCGCCGTCTACACCGACCTCCCCACCACGGGAGGCCTCGGACCTCGATCGGGTGTCGGTATGA
- a CDS encoding CaiB/BaiF CoA transferase family protein, which yields MPTEDVGSGPLAGIRVLELAGMGPGPHAAMLLADLGADVVRVQRAGGLPAPDRTASQQLRGRTIVEADLKRPEDVAMVLGLLDRADVLVEGFRPGVTERMGLGPEEALTRNPRLIYGRVTGWGQSGPRALQAGHDLNYISVTGLLHAVGRKDERPVPPLNLFGDFGGGSMFLVVGVLAALVERQLSGWGQVVDAAMVNGAPALAHLLWSMRGTGQWSNDRGTNVFDGSAPFYDTYECSDGKYVAVGALEPQFYAELLRVLDIDPATLGHQRDVEGWPLVRKLFTEKFASRTRDEWAAQFADVDACVTPVLDFDEAARDPQMMDRRVFTDLDGVLQPAPAPAFSRTPTATPTAPSRVAVPANTVWS from the coding sequence GTGCCCACCGAAGACGTCGGCAGCGGTCCCCTGGCGGGTATCCGCGTACTGGAACTCGCCGGAATGGGACCCGGACCGCATGCTGCAATGCTTCTAGCAGACCTCGGAGCCGACGTGGTTCGAGTTCAGCGCGCCGGCGGTCTGCCGGCACCCGATCGCACGGCGAGCCAGCAACTACGCGGACGCACCATTGTCGAAGCGGACCTCAAACGTCCCGAGGACGTCGCCATGGTCCTCGGCCTTCTCGACCGAGCCGACGTTCTCGTCGAGGGATTCCGACCCGGAGTGACCGAACGTATGGGGCTCGGACCGGAAGAGGCCCTCACCCGCAATCCACGCCTGATCTACGGTCGGGTCACCGGGTGGGGGCAGAGCGGACCACGCGCGTTGCAGGCCGGCCACGACCTCAACTACATCTCGGTGACCGGATTGCTCCACGCCGTCGGCCGAAAGGACGAACGCCCGGTTCCACCGCTGAATCTGTTCGGCGACTTCGGTGGTGGGTCGATGTTCCTCGTCGTCGGGGTACTCGCTGCTCTCGTGGAACGTCAACTGTCGGGCTGGGGACAGGTGGTCGACGCGGCGATGGTCAACGGCGCCCCCGCGCTCGCCCATCTGCTGTGGTCGATGCGCGGCACCGGTCAGTGGTCGAACGACCGGGGCACCAACGTCTTCGACGGATCCGCACCCTTCTACGACACCTACGAGTGTTCCGACGGTAAGTACGTCGCGGTCGGTGCGCTCGAGCCCCAGTTCTACGCAGAGCTACTGCGTGTTCTCGACATCGATCCGGCGACGCTGGGGCATCAGCGTGATGTCGAGGGCTGGCCCCTCGTGCGCAAGCTGTTCACCGAGAAATTCGCGTCGCGCACTCGCGACGAGTGGGCAGCGCAGTTCGCCGACGTGGATGCCTGCGTCACACCGGTATTGGACTTCGACGAGGCCGCACGGGACCCGCAGATGATGGACCGGAGAGTCTTCACCGACCTCGACGGTGTCCTGCAGCCCGCACCGGCACCAGCGTTCTCGCGTACCCCGACGGCCACACCGACGGCCCCCTCGCGGGTAGCGGTTCCGGCGAACACTGTGTGGAGCTGA